The Aliivibrio salmonicida LFI1238 genome contains the following window.
GGCGATGGCTCCTTTTTTACGCCAATTCCAACGTTGCCACCATTTACCAGAAAAGTACTTTGACGGGATCGCTTCTTCAAGTTGTTGTCCTACTTGTTCTGAAGGATCGAGACACGTTGATGGCTCTTGAAAGATCATTGCCATCTCTCGGCCAATGACGCGTCGTCTTTGTTTTGGAGACAGTGCCAAGAGATCTATATTGCCTAGGCGCATTCTGTCGGCGGTGATCTTCCAATTATCTTTTGTGATCCCAAGAATCGCTTTAGCGACCAGAGATTTACCGGATCCTGATTCGCCCACAAGTCCGCGAATTTCACCTTCATTAATGGTTAAACTCATGCGGTTGACGGCTTTCACCATCCCTTGCGGGGTCTCTAACTCGATAGTCAAATGACGAATATCTAATAATGGCATTATTCAATCCCCGCATTTAACGCGCGTTGTATTCCGTCACCAACTAAATTGACGATGATAACGGTGAAGGTAATCACAATACCAGGTAGGGTTACTGTCCATGGGGCGGTGTAAATAAGTTCGATAGAATCACCTAACATTGAGCCCCACTCAGGGCTAGGAGCTTGAGCGCCTAAGCCTAAAAATCCTAATGCTGTGATATCTAAAATAGCGACAGAAATGGCTAACGTTGCTTCCGCAATGATGATGGTTAATATGTTTGGCAACACAGAGTTCCACAATAAATAAAAATCATTGGCGCCATCTAAACGAGCCGCCAATATATAGTCTTTTTCGATTTCATTGTGTACTGCGGTGTATACGGCTCGAATAAAACGAGGGATCAAAGCAAGCCAAATTGCGATTAATATATTGAATTCCCCAAAACCTAAAAAGGCCACAAAAATAATGGCCAGCAATAGAGAAGGGATAGATAAGATCGTATCAAGTAAGTGGTTTAACGTACTCGACAATAACCCTTTTGTCATGCCAGCAAAAATACCGATAGCACAACCAACGAAGCCAGAGAATAAAGCAACAACTAGTGCATAACCAAAGGTAAGCTGAGAGCCCATTAGCAAACGAGAAAGAATGTCTCTGCCTAAGTCATCGGTGCCTAAGAAAAAGGCAACATCGCCTTCAGTGCTCCATGAGGGGGGCATTAATAAGTTTTCTGACTGCCATTGTGGATCATATGGACTTAACCAAGGAGAAAATAAGGTAACCAGAAGAATCAATAATAAACACCAAACCCCGAACATGGCTAATGAGTTAGCACGATAGCTTAACCAAAATCGTTCCATTTGGGTTGGGATGTGCTCTTCTTGATAAACACTATTTGAGCGCATAGAACTCTTTCCTTACTAGTGGGTTAACAGCAGCACCCAGTAGATCCGATAAAATATTCGCTAATAAAATAAAGGAAGCGACGGTAATCACACCCGCTTGAATAGCAACGAAATCTTGATTAATAATGGCATCTAATAGCCAACGACCAACACCGGGCCAATTAAAAATAGATTCAGTAATGATTGCGGCCGTAAATAAGCCAGATAATTGAATACCTAGCTTGGGAATAATTGGGGGGAGTGCATTTCGAATGATGTGTTTCGCCATGATTTCGAATTTAGACAGCCCTTTGGTATGAGCCACCTTAATGTAGTTTTGAGTGATCACGGTTGCAACGGATGAGCGCATTAAACGGATAACTTCTGTCATAGGAGCAATCGATAAGACTAAGGTTGGTAAAATAAGATGCTCAATGATGTTTTCTAGCATTTCAGTACGATAAGGTGATTGAGAATACAATACATCAATAAAAGCAAAGCCGGTTTTCGTATCGAATTCATACAATAAACTGTATCGCCCAGAAACAGGGGTAATACCAAGTTGTAAACTAAAGAACATCAGAACTAAGAGTGCAATCCAAAATAAAGGCATTGAATAGCCAATCAAAGCCACAGAAGAAATAATCGTGTCTAAAGGTTTACCTTGACGCATTCCAGCAATGGTACCAATAGGCGTTCCGATAATTAAGGCAATGAAAAAGGCAAAAAAGCAGAGCTCAATCGTTGCAGGGAAGACGCGTAATATTTCATCTGACATATTAACGCCATATTGATTAACCCCAAGGTTGCCATCAATTAATTGGCCTAGATACGTTATCCAGCCCGAAAAAAATGAAGTGTCCCCCCAAACTGAGTTAGGTTCAAGGCGTAAAATATTGAAACCAATTAAGGTTAAGATCAGCAACGTAATGATGAACAGATTAAAACGTCGAATCGTATAAATCCACATTAGTTCACCTCCTCAATTCGGCTTACATTATGAAAAGAATAGGTGTTGTAAGGACTTAATACAAAACCTTCTAATGATGATTGATTGGCTTGATACTTGACGCCATGAGCAAGTGGAATGATGGGTAACTCTTCATTCAACAAGTTTTGAAGTTGGCGGTAAATGTTCATTCTGTATCGAGGTTGATTGGTTTCTTTTGCGAGATCCAATAAGAAATCGAACTCTTCATTACACCAATTGGCAGAGCTAAAGCCTGCTCGTTTTGCATCACAAGAAAGTAGAGGTCTTAACATGGTGTCGGGATCGGCACTGTTGGCATTCCAACCGGTTAAAATTAAATCCATGTTAGTTTCAGTCAATTCGCTTTTTGCCATAATGTCACTAGTGATAAGAATTAATTTTATCCCTAACTTTGCAAAGTCGTTTTGAATAATTTCAGCCGCTTTTTTCGGACTTGGATTGTAGGGATGATTATCTAAAGGCACCCACATGGTTAATTCTAACCCTTCTTTTACTCCGGCTTCACGCAGTAAAGCTTTTGCATAATTGAGATCATAACGAATTAATGATGAGTCACTGCCATACGCCCAAGACGTTGGTGGCAGAATACTTTGAGCCTCAATACCTGAGTTGTAATACACAGAATTGATTAAGCTTGAGCGATCAATAGCTAAATTTAAGGCTTGGCGAACACGTTGGTCTTGTAACCGTGGATTTTTCATATTAACGGCAATGTAAGCCACATTGGTTGCCGTCTGTGAAAACAAGGTAAGTGATTCATTGTCAATAATGATAGGTAATTGGCTTGATATAGGGTTTGCGACGACATCGCATTCTTTACGAAGTAATTTAGCTAAAGATCCAGTGCCTCGGCTTGAAATATCAAACACTACTTGAGATATTTTGGCTGGCCCTTGCCAGTAGCCATCGTGCCTTTTTAAACGAACAAGCTCGCTTTTTTGAAATTGTTTGAGTTTAAACGGACCTGTTCCAATTGGTTTTATGTCCATTAATTCTTTTTCATCAGCCGCGGCTAATTGGTGAGCGTATTCTTGGGAATGAATGACCGCGTATGACGTAGAAAGTGCAGATAAAAATGTGTTGTCAGGAGAGGTCAATTCGAATTGAACTTTGTGTTCATTAATGGCGTTAACTGATTTCACCATATGAGAAAAATTAATGCTGTCAAACCAAGGGTATTGTCCAGAATTGACATTATGATATGGATTTTCTGGGTCAAGAACCCGATTAAAACTGAAAACAACATCATCAGCATTCATGGTTCTGGTTGGCGTAAACCAATCTGTGGTTTGAAATTGCACATCAGACGCTAAATTAAACGTATATACGGTGCCGGTTTCATCTACTGTCCAAGAGGTGGCTAGATTAGGAGACGGTTTCTGAGTCACCGGATCGATAATGAGCAAGCCGTCGTATATTTGAGCACTGATGGCTTCAAGAAGGCTATTGCCATCAGACGTTTGTGGATTAAAGAAGTCCACATTGCCTGATTCACAATAAATAAACCCTTGCTGGTGGATTGTTTGTTTTAATTCAGTATCGTAACAGCCTGTTAGGCCTAACAATCCAGTTGTAGCAATGAGTATGCGCGCAATGGTTTTCATAATGGCCGCAGCTTTCTTATAATTTTTAATTAATGAACCTGTCATTTTATACTCAAGTGACTGGTTCTGCACTTATTTATCAAGAAATATCGGTTTTAGTGGCTAATAATTGATGTTTTTTCAGGAGTCCACGAAATTGATGGTAGGTGATACCTAGCAATTCAGCCGCTTTACGTTGATGAAATTGGCTTTTTGAAAGTGATTGTTCAAGCAATTCTTTTTCTTGTTGCAACTGAAATTGTTTTAAATTCAAAGGGAAGTGATAACCCTCGTTTAACGGTTTATCTTCAATGAGTATAGACGAAGATGACTCTTGTGTTGGTGTTGTTTCCCATGGGGTTAGAAACGGGTTTATTTGTATTGATTCAATTTGTGCTTCTTCATGATTGTGCTTAAACACAGCGCGCTCGATGCAATTTCTTAATTCACGAACATTACCCGGCCAGTCATAATCTAAAATTTGATGCTGAGCGTAGCGGGAAAAACCAGCAAAGTATGCCAAGTTCATTTCTTGGCACATCTTGATGGCAAAGTGTTCTGCAAGAAGGAGTACGTCTTGCTCGCGGTAACGCAATGGCGGCAAGTGAATGACATCAAAAGAGAGTCTATCAAGTAAATCCGCTCTGAATTTTTTCTCCTCAACCATCTCCTGTGGGTTCTGATTTGTCGCACAAATTAAACGAACATTGGCTTTTAAGGTGTGTGAACCACCGACACGTTCATACTCTCCATATTCGATAACACGAAGTAGCTTTTCTTGAACGGTTAAAGGTGCAGTACCAAGCTCATCTAAAAATAGAGAACCGCCATCGGCTCGTTCAAATCGACCTTGATGACGCTGTTTTGCGCCAGTAAAAGCCCCCGCATCATGACCAAATAATTCAGAATCTAATGTGCCTGAACTGAGTGCTGCGCAGTTCAAACTAATCAAGGGTTCGTCCCATCGTTTGGATAAAAAGTGAAGACGTTGTGCTATTAACTCTTTACCCGTTCCTCGTTCACCAAGAATTAAAATAGGTCTATCAATGCCTGCAAGTTGGGAGGCATGATCCAATGACGATAAAAACGCATCAGATTCACCAATTAAACTGTCTTTTCTCATCATTGACCTCATTATAACTTGGCTAAATTGACCATTAAATGGTTTATTTAATCATTACTTAATTTTCACAAGAGGTCAATGTTTTGTAACCTATTGATTTGTAATAGATGAAAAGTTGGCATGTATTGTGTAATAGTCATAGTAAGTTTCAACACATTGAATTTAGATGACGAAGTCGCGTTATCATTTATTAAAAAGGAATCAATTATGGGTATTTTTTCACGCTTTGCAGACATCGTTAATGCTAACGTTACTTCATTATTGGATAAGGCTGAAAATCCAGAAAAGATGATCCGTTTGATCATTCAAGAGATGGAAGACACGTTAGTTGAAGTTCGTACCGCATCAGCAAAATCTATCGCGGATAAAAAAGAACTGACACGTAAAATTGGATCAATTGAAGCACAAGTCACCGATTGGCAAGAAAAGGCGAGCTTAGCGTTAATTAAACAACGTGAAGATTTGGCTCGTTCGGCGTTGATAGAAAAACAGAAAGTTCAGGATGTATTATCAAGCTTAAAAACAGAATTTATTCTTGTTGAAGAGTGCATTGAGAAGTTAACCACAGAATTAACCGAATTAGAGACTAAACTGACAGAAACACGTGCTCGTCAACAAGCGTTAGTGATCCGTCAACAAACAGCGCAACATCGCAATGAGATTAAAGGGCACACTCATTCTGGTAAAACAGAGCGAGCAATGGCAAAGTTTGAGCAATATGAGCGACGCATTGATGAGCTAGATGCAAAAGCAGATACGTACTCAATGGGCAAAGCGAACTCACTAGAGCAAGAATTTGCAGAGCTTCAAGCGCAAGATGAAATTGAAAAAGAGCTTGAGCGTCTAAAAGAACAAATGAAGAAAGACGCATAGTCGATACTAATTTAACTTACTAAGGAGAAAACAATGAGCGGCTTTTTTGCTTTCCCATTGGTTATATTTTTTATTTTCGTTGCACCGTTATGGTTGTTTTTACATTACCGAAGTAAAGGTAAAACAGCGCAAGGTCTGTCGCATGAAGACACGCAGTTACTTAAAACAATGACAGAGCGTGCGGATAAAATGCAGCGTCGTGTTGAAACGTTAGAGAAAATTTTAGATGCAGAATCCCCGAGTTGGAGGGAGCGCTAATGTCAAAAGAACTGTATAGAGATACTCGAAATGGAAAAATTGGTGGCGTCTGTGCAGGCATTGCTCAGTACTTTGGTATTGAACCTTGGATAGTACGTATATTAGTCGTCTCAGCAGCCTTATTTAGTGCTGGTTTTCTGGTGATGTTAGCCTACTTTGCGGCGGTACTATTCTTAGATAAAGCGCCGGCTGAAATGTATTACCGAGCTGAAGAAAGCCGTGAGCACACGGTAAAAAGTAAGCCATGGCAAGCAGGTCAATCGCCATCAGAAGTAATTAAGCGTGTTGATAAAGACATGGCGAGAATGGAAGAGAAAATTCGTCGAATGGAAGGCTATGTTACGTCTTCTGAATACAAGGTTCGCCGTGAATTTCGAAACCTATAATTGGATTAATTAACAAGAGCAGTCAATAACTTATGTAGATTGATATGACACATAGGATTACTATCTTGTTCATGGGGTGTTCAGAATCAGTTCTGTACACTCCATTTGTTGTTTATAGAAAAGAGAGAAATATGAATGAGCAGATTAACCAAAGAAATGAATAAATTAGTTAACCGAAGCATGGATCGCCACGTCAAATTGGCGGTTACAGGGCTATCGCGCGCAGGTAAGACTGCATTTATTACCTCTTTGGTTAATCAATGTTTGCATGCGGGTTCAAGCGATAAGTTGCCTTTATTGTCAGTGACTCGCGAAGGTCGCATGATTGGGGCGAAACGCATACCGCAATCAAATTTGTCCATTCCAAGCTTCACTTATGATGATGGTATGGCGTCATTGTTATCAGAACCAACAACATGGCCAGAGCCTACTCGTGATGTGAGTGAACTTCGTTTAGCCATCAAATTCAAACCTAAATCAGGCATACTAAAACACCTTAAAGACAATGCAACATTGTATGTGGATATTGTCGATTATCCGGGTGAATGGTTATTGGATTTACCGTTATTAGATATGGATTATATTGAGTGGTCTAAGCAACAGCAGGCGAATTTAACAGGGCATAGAAAAGTGCTATCTGAAGAATGGTTAAAAGAAGCTCAGCAGCTTGATCCTCTTGCGCCTGTTGATGAAAAACAGCTTGCGCATATTGCGGATGCGTTTACTCAATATCTTCATACCTGTAAAGATTCAAAAGGATTACATTGGGTGCAACCGGGGCGATTTGTTTTACCGGGTGAGTTAGCAGGCGCGCCTGTTTTGCAATTCTTTCCTTTTATGTTTTTGCATAAATACACAGAAGAAGAGTTGGCAAAATCGAAGAAAGATTCAAACATCGCTGTGCTTAAAAAGCGTTATCAGCACTACCAACAACAGGTAGTGAAAAAGTTTTATAACGAGCATTTTAGACATTTTGATCGTCAAATTGTATTGGTTGACTGCTTACAGCCTCTGAATGCGGGTGAACAATCATTTAATGACATGCGCCAAGCGGTCGATCAGTTGATGCGTAGTTTCCAGTATGGCAAAAGCTCAATCCTTAAACGTTTGTTTTCACCAAAGATAGATAAAGTGTTGTTTGCTGCCACCAAAGCCGATCACGTTACGCCTGAACAGCACCCCAACATGGTGTCGCTGTTGCAACAAATGATCCATCAAACATGGCAAGAAACCGCTTACGAAGGCATTAAAATGGAGTGCATGAGCATTGCCTCAATTCAAGCAACAACCGCGGGAATGATTGAGGACGACGGTGAATTATTTTCCGCAATATCAGGGATCACCGCCGATCAAAAACCGATGATGATGTTTCCGGGGGAGGTGCCTAAACGTATTCCAAGTAAAGCGTATTGGGAAACAAAACCTTTTAATTTCATGAGTTTTCAGCCGTTAGAAAGTGAGACTGATAAACCGCTACAACATATCCGTATGGATAAAGCGATGCAGTTCTTATTAGGAGACAAATTAGTATGAGTGAATTAAAAAAGCAGCGCGTATTTCAATCTGAGCCTCAATTTACAGAAAATGAGCAGACAACAGAATCGCTGAATACTCAAAAATTGTTCGAAGAAACACAAACTTTTATTCCTCAAGCCATTGAAGAAGAAAGTGAATTGGATGATCTTGATATTGAAACGCCATTAGTGAAAAAGAAAACCCACTGGAGTATTAAAACACTGATTGGTGGATTCCTTGGATTAACAGTATGGCAAAGTGTTGATCATGTTATTACCGCGATTCAAACCGCTGATTTCTTATCATTGGGTTGGGCGGGATTAATCAGTTTAGCGGCGTTAATGGGGGTGACGGCCATTGGTCGTGAACTATGGACGCTACGTAAACTTAAAAACCGTGCCGAGATCCAACATCAAGCCACCGAATTGATGGAAGGCAATGGCATTGGTCAGGCAAAACCGTTCTGTGAAACGTTAGCTAAAAAAGGGCTAACCACTCATACTGCCGAGTTTTCTCGTTGGCAGAACAGCATTGAATCACATCATAACAACGCTGAAGTGTTTGAAATGTACGACAGCATGGTTGTGGTCGAGCAAGATAAACGAGCCAAAGCATTAATTAGTAAACATGCAGGTGAATCAGCGTTAATGGTGGCATTAAGTCCATTAGCCGTGGTGGATATGTTGTTGGTTGCGTGGCGTAATATTCGATTAATCGAGCAGGTTTCTCAAGTTTATGGTGTTGAGTTAGGTTATTGGGGTCGTTTACGTTTGTTCAAAATGGTACTGCAAAATATGGCATTTGCCGGAGCAACCGAAATGGTGACGGACGTTGGTGTTGATATGTTATCAACGGGCCTTGCAGGTAAATTATCAACCAGAGCAGCACAGGGTTTGGGGATTGGTTTATTAACGGCCCGTTTTGGATTAAGAACCATGAATCTAATGCGTCCATTGCCATGGCAAGCCGGAGAAGCGCCTAAGCTTTCTGATATGCGTAAAACCATTGTTGCTCAATTAGTATCCAAACTTAATTCATAAGTTGAGAATTAGTTTACTCTAGTTAGCATTCTCATAAAAAAGCATACTATTTACAAATCGATTAGTGATAGTATGACGGCATTAGTCGGGGAGCCAATAGGCTGAGATCGCAATAGCGAACCCGTTGAACCTGATTCAGTTAGTACTGACGTAGGGAACTAATGGTCTTCTTGAAACGATTTCTCTGATTGGTTTCTTTTAATGAGATAGCACCTATTCGGTATCTTTATCTCATGTGACTGTTTTTCCTGACCGTTAGTTAGGGAAAATAAGTATGCCTTCGTTACACACTACCGCACTTTTATCGACATTATCTTCTACCACACCGATTGTATTAACCATTGCTGGCTCTGACAGTGGCGGCGGTGCAGGCATCCAAGCCGACATTAAAGCAATTTCTGCAACCGGCAGTTATGCGTGTTCTGTTATTACCGCATTAACGGCTCAAAATACGCAAGGCGTTACGGGCATTTATCCAATCAGCAGTGAATTTGTTGAGCAGCAACTTGATGCTGTTTTCTCTGATTTGAATGTTATCGCCGTTAAAGTCGGCATGTTAAGTGATTCTGATATTATCCGCTCTGTTGCGAAAAAAATAAAACAATACTCTCCTCGCTATCTTGTGGTTGACCCTGTTATGGTCGCGACCAGCGGTGATCTTCTTCTGCAAGCATCAGCTATTGATAGCCTTAAATCTGAACTGCTTCCCCTTGCCGATGTTATCACGCCAAACCTTCCTGAAGCGGCGGCACTCATTAATGCTAAAGTTCCCGAAAGTGAAGCTGAAATGACGGCAATGATTGATGAACTTCGTCAATTAGGTGCTAAATCAGTCTTACTGAAAGGCGGGCATTTAGAAAAGGATGAAAACAGTACCGATTTACTGATTTTATCTGATTCCATAGAACGCTTATCGACACCTCGAATTGAAACTCGCAATACACACGGCACGGGCTGTACGTTATCGTCAGCGATTGCTTCGTATTTAGCGCAAGGTCATGAATTACTGGCTGCGGTAGCATTAGGTAAGCAATACATTACTCAAGCCATTATCCATGCCGATGAACTGAATATTGGTCAGGGACATGGGCCTGTGAATCACTTTTTTGCTTTACATACTCCAGAGTAATGGGGATGAATAATCGCATTGGTGCCGTCATTTCTAATGGGACGTTACAATATAAAGACAGCGAATACCCTATTATTTTCAATCTAAACATGACGATTCCTAAAGGAAAATGGACCGCCATATTAGGAAAGAGTGGCTGTGGAAAAACG
Protein-coding sequences here:
- the sapC gene encoding putrescine export ABC transporter permease SapC, producing the protein MRSNSVYQEEHIPTQMERFWLSYRANSLAMFGVWCLLLILLVTLFSPWLSPYDPQWQSENLLMPPSWSTEGDVAFFLGTDDLGRDILSRLLMGSQLTFGYALVVALFSGFVGCAIGIFAGMTKGLLSSTLNHLLDTILSIPSLLLAIIFVAFLGFGEFNILIAIWLALIPRFIRAVYTAVHNEIEKDYILAARLDGANDFYLLWNSVLPNILTIIIAEATLAISVAILDITALGFLGLGAQAPSPEWGSMLGDSIELIYTAPWTVTLPGIVITFTVIIVNLVGDGIQRALNAGIE
- a CDS encoding ABC transporter permease; translated protein: MWIYTIRRFNLFIITLLILTLIGFNILRLEPNSVWGDTSFFSGWITYLGQLIDGNLGVNQYGVNMSDEILRVFPATIELCFFAFFIALIIGTPIGTIAGMRQGKPLDTIISSVALIGYSMPLFWIALLVLMFFSLQLGITPVSGRYSLLYEFDTKTGFAFIDVLYSQSPYRTEMLENIIEHLILPTLVLSIAPMTEVIRLMRSSVATVITQNYIKVAHTKGLSKFEIMAKHIIRNALPPIIPKLGIQLSGLFTAAIITESIFNWPGVGRWLLDAIINQDFVAIQAGVITVASFILLANILSDLLGAAVNPLVRKEFYALK
- the sapA gene encoding ABC transporter substrate-binding protein SapA, with translation MKTIARILIATTGLLGLTGCYDTELKQTIHQQGFIYCESGNVDFFNPQTSDGNSLLEAISAQIYDGLLIIDPVTQKPSPNLATSWTVDETGTVYTFNLASDVQFQTTDWFTPTRTMNADDVVFSFNRVLDPENPYHNVNSGQYPWFDSINFSHMVKSVNAINEHKVQFELTSPDNTFLSALSTSYAVIHSQEYAHQLAAADEKELMDIKPIGTGPFKLKQFQKSELVRLKRHDGYWQGPAKISQVVFDISSRGTGSLAKLLRKECDVVANPISSQLPIIIDNESLTLFSQTATNVAYIAVNMKNPRLQDQRVRQALNLAIDRSSLINSVYYNSGIEAQSILPPTSWAYGSDSSLIRYDLNYAKALLREAGVKEGLELTMWVPLDNHPYNPSPKKAAEIIQNDFAKLGIKLILITSDIMAKSELTETNMDLILTGWNANSADPDTMLRPLLSCDAKRAGFSSANWCNEEFDFLLDLAKETNQPRYRMNIYRQLQNLLNEELPIIPLAHGVKYQANQSSLEGFVLSPYNTYSFHNVSRIEEVN
- the pspF gene encoding phage shock protein operon transcriptional activator, with product MRKDSLIGESDAFLSSLDHASQLAGIDRPILILGERGTGKELIAQRLHFLSKRWDEPLISLNCAALSSGTLDSELFGHDAGAFTGAKQRHQGRFERADGGSLFLDELGTAPLTVQEKLLRVIEYGEYERVGGSHTLKANVRLICATNQNPQEMVEEKKFRADLLDRLSFDVIHLPPLRYREQDVLLLAEHFAIKMCQEMNLAYFAGFSRYAQHQILDYDWPGNVRELRNCIERAVFKHNHEEAQIESIQINPFLTPWETTPTQESSSSILIEDKPLNEGYHFPLNLKQFQLQQEKELLEQSLSKSQFHQRKAAELLGITYHQFRGLLKKHQLLATKTDIS
- the pspA gene encoding phage shock protein PspA: MGIFSRFADIVNANVTSLLDKAENPEKMIRLIIQEMEDTLVEVRTASAKSIADKKELTRKIGSIEAQVTDWQEKASLALIKQREDLARSALIEKQKVQDVLSSLKTEFILVEECIEKLTTELTELETKLTETRARQQALVIRQQTAQHRNEIKGHTHSGKTERAMAKFEQYERRIDELDAKADTYSMGKANSLEQEFAELQAQDEIEKELERLKEQMKKDA
- the pspB gene encoding envelope stress response membrane protein PspB, which translates into the protein MSGFFAFPLVIFFIFVAPLWLFLHYRSKGKTAQGLSHEDTQLLKTMTERADKMQRRVETLEKILDAESPSWRER
- the pspC gene encoding envelope stress response membrane protein PspC, translating into MSKELYRDTRNGKIGGVCAGIAQYFGIEPWIVRILVVSAALFSAGFLVMLAYFAAVLFLDKAPAEMYYRAEESREHTVKSKPWQAGQSPSEVIKRVDKDMARMEEKIRRMEGYVTSSEYKVRREFRNL
- a CDS encoding YcjX family GTP-binding protein translates to MSRLTKEMNKLVNRSMDRHVKLAVTGLSRAGKTAFITSLVNQCLHAGSSDKLPLLSVTREGRMIGAKRIPQSNLSIPSFTYDDGMASLLSEPTTWPEPTRDVSELRLAIKFKPKSGILKHLKDNATLYVDIVDYPGEWLLDLPLLDMDYIEWSKQQQANLTGHRKVLSEEWLKEAQQLDPLAPVDEKQLAHIADAFTQYLHTCKDSKGLHWVQPGRFVLPGELAGAPVLQFFPFMFLHKYTEEELAKSKKDSNIAVLKKRYQHYQQQVVKKFYNEHFRHFDRQIVLVDCLQPLNAGEQSFNDMRQAVDQLMRSFQYGKSSILKRLFSPKIDKVLFAATKADHVTPEQHPNMVSLLQQMIHQTWQETAYEGIKMECMSIASIQATTAGMIEDDGELFSAISGITADQKPMMMFPGEVPKRIPSKAYWETKPFNFMSFQPLESETDKPLQHIRMDKAMQFLLGDKLV
- a CDS encoding YcjF family protein, yielding MSELKKQRVFQSEPQFTENEQTTESLNTQKLFEETQTFIPQAIEEESELDDLDIETPLVKKKTHWSIKTLIGGFLGLTVWQSVDHVITAIQTADFLSLGWAGLISLAALMGVTAIGRELWTLRKLKNRAEIQHQATELMEGNGIGQAKPFCETLAKKGLTTHTAEFSRWQNSIESHHNNAEVFEMYDSMVVVEQDKRAKALISKHAGESALMVALSPLAVVDMLLVAWRNIRLIEQVSQVYGVELGYWGRLRLFKMVLQNMAFAGATEMVTDVGVDMLSTGLAGKLSTRAAQGLGIGLLTARFGLRTMNLMRPLPWQAGEAPKLSDMRKTIVAQLVSKLNS
- the thiD gene encoding bifunctional hydroxymethylpyrimidine kinase/phosphomethylpyrimidine kinase, with the protein product MPSLHTTALLSTLSSTTPIVLTIAGSDSGGGAGIQADIKAISATGSYACSVITALTAQNTQGVTGIYPISSEFVEQQLDAVFSDLNVIAVKVGMLSDSDIIRSVAKKIKQYSPRYLVVDPVMVATSGDLLLQASAIDSLKSELLPLADVITPNLPEAAALINAKVPESEAEMTAMIDELRQLGAKSVLLKGGHLEKDENSTDLLILSDSIERLSTPRIETRNTHGTGCTLSSAIASYLAQGHELLAAVALGKQYITQAIIHADELNIGQGHGPVNHFFALHTPE